Below is a window of bacterium DNA.
GCAAGAGAATATATTGGATTGAGAATATCAGGAATAATAAGTCCAATTTTTCTTGTATTTATTTTTTTTAGATATACTGCTCTATTGTCTGGAACAAAATTCTCTTTTTCTATTATCTTTAAAATTTTTTCTTTTGTAGAACTTTTTACAGGACCATTATTTAAAACCCTTGATACAGTCGCTGGTGATACACCTGCCTTTTTTGCTATTTCATATATTGTTACCATTTTTGTAATTGGTTTCATTTTTATTTCTTTTTATTATTATACCAATAAAAAATTTTTTGTCAAATTTTTTGAAATTGATTACAAATTTTTCCGAACCGGGTTCGGAATTAAAAGGAGGAGCAACCACTTACTATTTGGCAGATGTGAAATTCAGGAATAATACCTGTTTTCTCTTTATAATTTTTCCCAACTTCTTTAATATATTTATCAACAGAGTCCTTATGTATAATAGAAATCAAACAACCTCCAAATCCACCACCTGTAATCCTTGTACCAATAACTCCTTCTATTTTCAATGACTCATCCCTCATAATTTCAACCTCTTTACAACTCACTTCATAAAGGTCTCTCAATGATATATGTGATTCATTCAGCAATTTTCCGAGTTCTTCAATATTCCCATCTATTAAACACTTGCTTGCCTTTTCTGTTCTCTCATTTTCTTTTATTACATGCAAGACCCTTTTTCTCACAACTTCTGGAAGTTTATCCTTATACTTTTCAAATTCATCAATTTTAATATCTGAAATTGTTTCTATATCAATGTATTTTTTTAATATTTTTAAACCTTCTTCACACTCTGCCCTTCTTTTATTGTATTCTCCAGATGCAATTGAATGAGATACATTTGTTGAAGAAATCAAAAAATAGTAATCTCCAATGTTAACAGGAATATATTGATAATTGTGATTTTTACAGTTTAAAAGTATTGCATTATTTTTTTTAGCCATTGTTATTATAAACTGGTCCATTATTCCACATCTTGCTCCTACAAACTCATTTTCCGCCTTCTGACACATAAAAGGTATTTTTTCTTTTTCAATATTTAAATTAAATAAATTATTCAAGGCGGTTAAAGTTATAACCTCAATTGCTCCTGAAGAAGAAAGTCCCCCTCCTATTGGAATATTACTTTCAAAAACAAGGTCCACTCCATCAATCTTATATCCATATTCACTTAAAATTTTAAAAACTCCAAGAGGATAATCAGCCCATGTATTTGTCTTATTTATATTTCCTATCTCAACTGAAACAGCATTTTTAAACTGAAGTGAGAAAAAATTTATAACTTTTTTATTATTCTTCCTTATTGCAAGATATATATACCTGTCAACAGCAAAAGGCATAACAAATCCACCATTATAATCAGTATGCTCTCCAATTATATTTACCCTTCCAGGAGCAATAAAAAATAATGGTTCTTCACCAATTCCAAAAATTTCTCTCATCTTCTTACTTAAAATATAAAAATTTGCACTGTGAAACTGATTTATATCTCCTATATCAAACCAGTTATCCTCAAAAACATATCCATAAACATCAACTTTTTTATGCAGATATTGAATGAATAAACCTGCCTGGTCAGGATTATTTCCGCTATTTAAGTATTCATCAAGATATTTTTTTAAAGTCCTTTTTGGAAAATAATAAACACATATTGCAGCATCTTTTGTTTTTGGGTTCTGTGGTTTTTCCTCAAAGTATGTTATTCTGTTTTTTTCATCAAGAACAACCTGACTGTATTTTTTTATAAGGTTTATATCCTCTACCCTTTTAATTCCAA
It encodes the following:
- a CDS encoding galactokinase: MKVIILCAGYATRMYPLTLVKSKNLLQIGGKVMVEHIIEKLNKIPEIDKIVIISNDKFYSDFNLWAEDKKNIVVLNDGSNSDKERLGAIGDIEFAVDRLEDDEFLIIAGDNLFEFDLLDFVNYGRKNGITVGIKRVEDINLIKKYSQVVLDEKNRITYFEEKPQNPKTKDAAICVYYFPKRTLKKYLDEYLNSGNNPDQAGLFIQYLHKKVDVYGYVFEDNWFDIGDINQFHSANFYILSKKMREIFGIGEEPLFFIAPGRVNIIGEHTDYNGGFVMPFAVDRYIYLAIRKNNKKVINFFSLQFKNAVSVEIGNINKTNTWADYPLGVFKILSEYGYKIDGVDLVFESNIPIGGGLSSSGAIEVITLTALNNLFNLNIEKEKIPFMCQKAENEFVGARCGIMDQFIITMAKKNNAILLNCKNHNYQYIPVNIGDYYFLISSTNVSHSIASGEYNKRRAECEEGLKILKKYIDIETISDIKIDEFEKYKDKLPEVVRKRVLHVIKENERTEKASKCLIDGNIEELGKLLNESHISLRDLYEVSCKEVEIMRDESLKIEGVIGTRITGGGFGGCLISIIHKDSVDKYIKEVGKNYKEKTGIIPEFHICQIVSGCSSF